The following coding sequences are from one Salvia hispanica cultivar TCC Black 2014 chromosome 3, UniMelb_Shisp_WGS_1.0, whole genome shotgun sequence window:
- the LOC125209136 gene encoding uncharacterized protein LOC125209136, whose translation MTSPHYSTSSLLFDLTALLFLAALLLLSLVALSFILHLHDRSLHTQSLQNFTSLWTVRLLLVLLVLLWSLNEIARLPLIRRKYLFPFRQESICQLNVVLSLGFLQPCFLMTLLYLMNASIKKRNPNSLRAIVSVMSLSMPVMCLQIVFVYFAPFSETLPKFMYVSSVVSADLKGERMVLCACPFFSWVVYGGFAVAYGVAFSVSCWRVMAFVINKGLARRINVLATTVMVALPAQIVCLCLSWVWVPETRLYGAMLLAMFLSVAVCMAVAVVLLVVRPIQEALLAGGDYCLWTHDETLRPPREEAEAEHHQPAL comes from the coding sequence ATGACATCCCCTCACTACTCTACCTCTAGCCTCCTCTTCGACCTCACCGCCCTCCTCTTCCTCGccgccctcctcctcctctccctCGTCGCCCTCTCCTTCATCCTGCACCTCCACGACCGCTCCCTCCACACCCAATCCTTGCAAAACTTCACCTCCCTCTGGACCGTccgcctcctcctcgtcctcctcGTCCTCCTGTGGTCCCTCAACGAGATCGCCCGCCTCCCCCTCATTCGCCGAAAATACCTCTTCCCCTTCCGCCAGGAATCCATATGCCAGCTCAACGTCGTCCTCTCGCTCGGCTTCCTCCAGCCCTGCTTTCTCATGACGCTCCTCTACCTCATGAACGCCTCCATCAAGAAGCGAAACCCTAACTCTCTCCGCGCGATTGTGTCCGTCATGTCGCTCTCCATGCCCGTTATGTGCCTGCAGATTGTTTTCGTCTACTTCGCGCCCTTTTCGGAGACGCTGCCCAAGTTCATGTACGTGAGCTCGGTGGTGTCGGCGGATTTGAAAGGGGAGAGGATGGTGCTGTGCGCCTGCCCCTTCTTCAGCTGGGTGGTGTACGGCGGCTTCGCGGTGGCGTACGGCGTGGCGTTCTCGGTGTCGTGCTGGCGGGTTATGGCGTTCGTCATCAACAAGGGGCTCGCCAGGCGGATCAACGTGCTCGCCACCACCGTCATGGTGGCGCTGCCGGCGCAGATCGTCTGCCTCTGCCTCTCCTGGGTCTGGGTGCCGGAGACGCGCCTCTACGGCGCCATGCTGCTCGCCATGTTCCTCTCCGTCGCCGTCTGCATGGCCGTCGCCGTCGTCCTCCTCGTCGTCAGGCCCATACAGGAGGCGCTGCTCGCCGGAGGGGACTACTGCCTCTGGACCCACGACGAGACGCTGCGGCCGCCGCGggaggaggcggaggcggagcATCATCAGCCGGCGCTATAG
- the LOC125215532 gene encoding auxin-responsive protein SAUR32-like: MLHHHGGGRRSTPKGCLAVMVGQGDERQRFVIPVMYVNHPLFTQLLKASEEEYGFDHKGPINIPCHVEEFCHVRGLIDKETAEHHLHHQFLCFKA; encoded by the coding sequence ATGCTGCACCACCACGGCGGCGGGCGGCGGAGCACTCCGAAGGGATGCCTGGCGGTGATGGTGGGGCAGGGCGATGAGCGGCAGCGGTTTGTGATTCCGGTGATGTACGTGAACCACCCGCTGTTCACGCAGCTGCTCAAGGCTTCGGAGGAGGAGTACGGCTTCGATCACAAAGGTCCGATCAATATTCCGTGCCACGTGGAGGAGTTCTGCCACGTCCGCGGCTTGATTGACAAGGAGACGGCGGAgcaccacctccaccaccaGTTCCTGTGTTTCAAGGCTTGA
- the LOC125209348 gene encoding putative RING-H2 finger protein ATL71 — translation MITPGINLVMTVIGFGLSIMFIVFVCTRLICARIQLSASRRSLARANRSDLSNLERGFHGLEPLALANFPVMKYRELCLPSRENACQRCTVCLADYQEEDMVCVLPVCGHSFHATCIGIWLQQQSTCPVCRISLRELPERKWYMQPMFSQAMRSQYRMQSVNAHYYCHCMANGNRPRSNEHVEEPSEGGAVHAGHSNSGIAHEKNRKPESPSPNQ, via the exons atgatAACTCCAGGTATAAATTTAGTGATGACAGTGATTGGATTTGGATTGAGTATTATGTTCATAGTGTTTGTGTGCACGAGGCTAATTTGTGCTAGGATACAATTGAGTGCATCACGCAGGTCTCTTGCCAGAGCTAATAGATCTGATCTTAGCAAT TTGGAGAGGGGTTTTCATGGTCTCGAGCCTCTAGCGCTGGCCAACTTTCCTGTGATGAAATATAGAGAGTTATGCTTGCCCTCCAGAGAAAATGCTTG CCAGAGATGCACGGTATGCCTGGCCGACTACCAGGAGGAAGACATGGTGTGCGTGCTGCCAGTGTGCGGGCATTCATTCCATGCAACGTGCATTGGGATCTGGTTGCAGCAGCAATCCACGTGTCCTGTTTGTCGGATTTCTCTGCGTGAGCTTCCAGAGAGGAAGTGGTATATGCAGCCGATGTTCAGCCAAGCAATGCGGTCTCAGTACCGGATGCAGTCAGTTAACGCTCACTATTATTGCCACTGCATGGCAAACGGGAACAGGCCAAGATCGAACGAGCATGTTGAGGAGCCATCGGAGGGTGGTGCAGTCCATGCTGGGCACAGCAACTCGGGTATTGCTCATGAAAAGAATCGAAAACCAGAGAGCCCGTCGCCAAACCAGTAG
- the LOC125212466 gene encoding uncharacterized protein LOC125212466 — protein sequence MTVGTKEGSLWKGGQKHETVDPESRGNELKELIRWSLGIVRPEVAIDLGKPTWRIIKCDSSNNSLEELAADKGEGCPSKFLTMCLNSVQEALYQDEPYNPEDDMPYFTDSWGFDFWRCYNKGIDVLDKDGADSKARKIAWIASTAADSISMKEEEEEEEENQEEVEEADSVEEADSVEEADSVEEADSPFLLYLVPSQEKASKVLEVCKTLEECGVCTLFLHSGVSMDLQVESLKSSEPEFIIATPETLLELLSLKAVDISELALMVIDGLEAPVGGTYLDAVKSIRPFISGNTQTVIFCDHMNASSPSAGSKADP from the exons ATGACAGTGGGAACCAAAGAGGGTAGCTTATGGAAGGGGGGTCAAAAACATGAGACTGTGGACCCCGAGAGTCGGGGGAATGAACTGAAAGAATTGATTAGGTGGTCGTTAGGTATTGTGAGACCGGAGGTTGCAATCGATTTGGGGAAGCCAACATGGCGGATTATCAAGTGTGACAGCTCCAATAATTCTTTGGAAGAGCTTGCTGCTGACAAAGGTGAAGGATGCCCATCGAAATTCTTGACTATGTGCCTTAACTCAGTTCAAGAAGCCCTGTATCAAGATGAGCCGTATAACCCCGAAGATGACATGCCTTATTTTACTGATTCTTGGGGATTTGATTTTTGGAGGTGTTACAACAAAGGAATTGATGTGTTGGATAAAGATGGAGCTGATTCTAAGGCTAGGAAGATTGCTTGGATAGCATCAACTGCTGCTGATTCAATCTCAATgaaggaggaagaggaagaggaagaggaaaacCAAGAGGAAGTGGAAGAGGCAGATTCAGTGGAAGAGGCAGATTCAGTGGAAGAGGCAGATTCAGTGGAAGAGGCAGATAGCCCTTTCCTTTTGTATCTTGTGCCGTCTCAAGAAAAAGCTTCCAAG GTGCTCGAGGTCTGCAAGACTTTGGAAGAATGTGGCGTATGTACATTGTTTTTGCACTCGGGTGTTTCCATGGATCTCCAAGTTGAAAG TTTAAAGAGTTCTGAACCCGAATTTATAATCGCCACCCCAGAGACGCTCCTAGAGCTTTTGTCATTGAAGGCGGTTGATATTTCCGAGTTGGCATTAATG GTTATAGATGGACTAGAAGCCCCTGTCGGAGGTACTTACCTCGATGCTGTCAAATCAATCCGACCATTTATCTCTGGAAATACCCAAACTGTCATTTTCTGCGATCACATGAATGCTTCATCCCCTTCTGCTGGTTCTAAAGCTGATCCATGA
- the LOC125212569 gene encoding GABA transporter 1-like isoform X1 encodes MGSVAVDSAGIFPEGGENDSKNLDAGALFVLKSRGSWLHCGYHLTMAIVSPVLLSLPFAFTLLGWSGGVLCLTAAGLTTFYSYNLLSIVLEHFALLGRRHLRFRDMAHDILGPGWGRYFVGPLQLFMCYFAVIACTLLGGQSLKYIYVLSSPNGSMQLYQFIAIFGGLTLIMGQMPSFHSLRHINLVSLFLCLVYCACTTGGALYIGYSYKAPKTDYTVTGEGINRVFGIFNAISIISTAYGNGIIPEIQATIAPPMAGKMFKGLLVCYSVVISTFFSVAISGYWAFGNQSQPSILSNFIVDGVPLLPKWFLLIIYVSTLIQISAVTLVYLQPTNVVIDRKFADPKKPEFSMRNMVPRLIFRSLSVVIAATVAAMLPFFGDMMALAGAFACIPLDFIMPMVFYNVTFKPSRRSLIFWVNTVIAAVSTMLVAVGAVASIRQIILDAKTYKLFANM; translated from the exons aTGGGAAGTGTTGCAGTAGATTCCGCCGGAATATTCCCTGAAGGTGGTGAAAATGATTCGAAGAATCTTGACGCCGGCGCCCTCTTTGTCCTTAAATCTCGAG GTTCGTGGCTGCACTGCGGGTACCACTTAACGATGGCTATAGTTTCGCCGGTGCTGCTGAGCTTGCCGTTTGCGTTCACGTTGTTGGGTTGGAGCGGCGGCGTTCTTTGCCTCACGGCGGCAGGATTGACCACTTTCTACTCCTACAACCTGCTCTCTATTGTCTTGGAGCACTTTGCGCTACTTGGAAGGCGCCATCTTCGATTTAGGGACATGGCCCACGATATTTTAG GCCCTGGGTGGGGCCGTTACTTTGTGGGCCCACTTCAATTGTTTATGTGCTATTTTGCTGTAATTGCGTGTACACTTCTTGGGGGGCAGAGCCTCAAG TATATTTATGTACTATCTTCACCAAATGGAAGCATGCAACTTTATCAATTCATAGCCATATTTGGAGGGCTAACCCTAATTATGGGCCAAATGCCATCTTTTCATTCTCTAAGGCACATCAATCTTGTTTCCCTATTTCTGTGTCTTGTTTATTGTGCTTGTACCACAGGTGGTGCACTTTATATAG GATATTCTTACAAAGCACCTAAAACGGATTACACGGTGACCGGGGAAGGCATAAATCGTGTTTTTGGTATCTTCAACGCTATCTCAATCATCTCCACAGCTTATGGAAATGGTATTATTCCAGAAATACAG GCTACTATTGCTCCACCAATGGCTGGCAAAATGTTCAAAGGATTGTTGGTGTGTTATTCTGTGGTGATATCAACTTTCTTCAGTGTAGCAATTTCTGGATATTGGGCATTTGGAAATCAATCTCAACCGTCGATTCTCTCAAATTTCATTGTTGATGGAGTGCCATTGCTGCCTAAATGGTTTCTCCTCATAATCTATGTCTCCACTCTTATCCAGATCTCAGCTGTCACTTTA GTGTACTTGCAACCAACGAATGTTGTTATAGACCGCAAGTTTGCTGATCCTAAGAAGCCTGAATTTTCGATGCGTAACATGGTTCCACGTCTCATTTTTCGGTCATTATCGGTCGTGATTGCAGCCACGGTCGCGGCAATGCTTCCTTTCTTTGGCGATATGATGGCGTTGGCCGGTGCATTTGCTTGCATTCCTCTAGATTTCATTATGCCTATGGTTTTCTATAATGTGACATTCAAACCCTCGAGAAGGAGCTTAATTTTTTGGGTGAACACCGTTATCGCCGCCGTCTCCACCATGTTGGTCGCCGTCGGGGCGGTTGCATCCATCCGGCAGATAATTTTGGATgccaaaacttataaattgtTTGCCAACATGTAA
- the LOC125212569 gene encoding GABA transporter 1-like isoform X2: MGSVAVDSAGIFPEGGENDSKNLDAGALFVLKSRGSWLHCGYHLTMAIVSPVLLSLPFAFTLLGWSGGVLCLTAAGLTTFYSYNLLSIVLEHFALLGRRHLRFRDMAHDILGPGWGRYFVGPLQLFMCYFAVIACTLLGGQSLKYIYVLSSPNGSMQLYQFIAIFGGLTLIMGQMPSFHSLRHINLVSLFLCLVYCACTTGGALYIGYSYKAPKTDYTVTGEGINRVFGIFNAISIISTAYGNGIIPEIQATIAPPMAGKMFKGLLVCYSVVISTFFSVAISGYWAFGNQSQPSILSNFIVDGVPLLPKWFLLIIYVYLQPTNVVIDRKFADPKKPEFSMRNMVPRLIFRSLSVVIAATVAAMLPFFGDMMALAGAFACIPLDFIMPMVFYNVTFKPSRRSLIFWVNTVIAAVSTMLVAVGAVASIRQIILDAKTYKLFANM, from the exons aTGGGAAGTGTTGCAGTAGATTCCGCCGGAATATTCCCTGAAGGTGGTGAAAATGATTCGAAGAATCTTGACGCCGGCGCCCTCTTTGTCCTTAAATCTCGAG GTTCGTGGCTGCACTGCGGGTACCACTTAACGATGGCTATAGTTTCGCCGGTGCTGCTGAGCTTGCCGTTTGCGTTCACGTTGTTGGGTTGGAGCGGCGGCGTTCTTTGCCTCACGGCGGCAGGATTGACCACTTTCTACTCCTACAACCTGCTCTCTATTGTCTTGGAGCACTTTGCGCTACTTGGAAGGCGCCATCTTCGATTTAGGGACATGGCCCACGATATTTTAG GCCCTGGGTGGGGCCGTTACTTTGTGGGCCCACTTCAATTGTTTATGTGCTATTTTGCTGTAATTGCGTGTACACTTCTTGGGGGGCAGAGCCTCAAG TATATTTATGTACTATCTTCACCAAATGGAAGCATGCAACTTTATCAATTCATAGCCATATTTGGAGGGCTAACCCTAATTATGGGCCAAATGCCATCTTTTCATTCTCTAAGGCACATCAATCTTGTTTCCCTATTTCTGTGTCTTGTTTATTGTGCTTGTACCACAGGTGGTGCACTTTATATAG GATATTCTTACAAAGCACCTAAAACGGATTACACGGTGACCGGGGAAGGCATAAATCGTGTTTTTGGTATCTTCAACGCTATCTCAATCATCTCCACAGCTTATGGAAATGGTATTATTCCAGAAATACAG GCTACTATTGCTCCACCAATGGCTGGCAAAATGTTCAAAGGATTGTTGGTGTGTTATTCTGTGGTGATATCAACTTTCTTCAGTGTAGCAATTTCTGGATATTGGGCATTTGGAAATCAATCTCAACCGTCGATTCTCTCAAATTTCATTGTTGATGGAGTGCCATTGCTGCCTAAATGGTTTCTCCTCATAATCTAT GTGTACTTGCAACCAACGAATGTTGTTATAGACCGCAAGTTTGCTGATCCTAAGAAGCCTGAATTTTCGATGCGTAACATGGTTCCACGTCTCATTTTTCGGTCATTATCGGTCGTGATTGCAGCCACGGTCGCGGCAATGCTTCCTTTCTTTGGCGATATGATGGCGTTGGCCGGTGCATTTGCTTGCATTCCTCTAGATTTCATTATGCCTATGGTTTTCTATAATGTGACATTCAAACCCTCGAGAAGGAGCTTAATTTTTTGGGTGAACACCGTTATCGCCGCCGTCTCCACCATGTTGGTCGCCGTCGGGGCGGTTGCATCCATCCGGCAGATAATTTTGGATgccaaaacttataaattgtTTGCCAACATGTAA
- the LOC125214978 gene encoding uncharacterized protein LOC125214978 encodes MVTQSWFRSLWTSSKKNEFHSEKAKIAVLSFEAASLMTKLLHLWQSMTDKQVARLREEINSSLGIKKLVSESDEYIGKLICAEMMENLVHVARALARLSKKCNDPLLRSFEQAFNDLIKGGTDTYGWQFSWKKMERKVKKMERFIVANANLYQEMETLADLEQALKRMRGNDNADSIALVDYEKKIAWKRQEVKHLKETSLWSRTYDYTIILMARSLFTTYGRIGHVFGVNHIADMGANSRVIDISNSNNRRSHSTVFMQSSVYPSENYVPRFSTGAQSESISARANNLGNFRSGPLGNSMATSNPISGKHNGVGGYYSGPLSSSTTKPDPTSAPRTSKSSLRMWHFRDKSHKAEKISQRKPNKMTMSGPLTGSVMVGNGSQTSNSYLVPGDAHSGVLDGKIYGNSSDGNFSIVGPKSKLLNPPPETLGASALALHYANLIIFVEKLVASPHLIGNDARDDVYNMLPASIRASLRAKLKPYAKSLSSSVYDTALANEWNDAMSKTLEWLAPLAHNMIRWQSERSFEHQSLVSRTNILLVQTLYFANQEKTEAQITELLVGLNYIWRFGREITGKSLAECASGRTFDEYQE; translated from the coding sequence ATGGTCACCCAATCATGGTTTCGTAGTCTGTGGACATCATCGAAGAAGAATGAGTTTCATAGTGAAAAGGCGAAGATTGCAGTTTTGTCATTTGAGGCTGCTAGCTTGATGACTAAACTGCTTCACCTGTGGCAATCAATGACTGATAAGCAGGTTGCTAGGTTAAGAGAGGAGATAAATAGCTCGTTGGGTATAAAGAAGCTTGTATCGGAGAGTGATGAATATATAGGGAAGTTGATTTGTGCGGAGATGATGGAAAATTTGGTGCATGTGGCAAGAGCATTGGCCAGGCTGTCCAAGAAATGCAACGACCCCCTGCTGAGAAGTTTTGAGCAAGCATTTAACGATTTGATTAAGGGTGGCACAGACACATATGGTTGGCAGTTCTCATGGAAGAAGATGGAGAGAAAAGTCAAGAAGATGGAACGTTTTATAGTTGCAAATGCTAATTTGTATCAAGAGATGGAGACGCTCGCAGATCTTGAACAGGCATTGAAGAGGATGAGGGGCAATGATAACGCAGATAGCATTGCATTGGTTGACTATGAGAAGAAGATTGCATGGAAGCGTCAAGAGGTGAAGCATCTCAAGGAAACTTCTCTCTGGAGTCGGACGTATGATTATACCATTATCCTCATGGCAAGATCTCTTTTTACCACGTATGGCAGGATTGGACATGTTTTTGGAGTTAACCACATTGCTGACATGGGGGCTAATTCGAGAGTGATAGATATTTCTAATTCTAATAATCGACGTAGCCACTCAACTGTCTTCATGCAATCATCTGTTTATCCATCTGAAAATTATGTCCCTAGATTTTCTACGGGTGCACAAAGCGAGTCCATCTCTGCGAGAGCAAACAACTTGGGCAACTTCCGTTCAGGTCCTCTTGGGAACTCAATGGCTACGTCTAATCCGATCTCTGGTAAACATAATGGTGTTGGTGGTTATTATTCAGGTCCCTTATCCAGTTCGACAACCAAACCCGATCCTACTTCAGCTCCAAGAACAAGCAAGAGTTCTTTGAGGATGTGGCATTTCCGTGATAAATCTCACAAAGCTGAGAAAATCTCTCAGCGaaaaccaaataaaatgaCCATGTCAGGACCTTTAACTGGATCTGTTATGGTTGGAAATGGTTCTCAGACCAGTAACAGCTACTTAGTACCTGGTGATGCTCATTCTGGAGTTCTGGATGGAAAGATTTATGGGAACTCGAGCGATGGAAACTTCTCTATAGTTGGACCGAAGAGCAAGCTGTTGAATCCGCCTCCTGAAACTCTTGGTGCTTCCGCCCTAGCTCTGCACTATGCAAATCTCATCATATTCGTCGAGAAGTTGGTTGCGTCTCCTCACTTGATCGGGAACGATGCTAGAGACGATGTATATAATATGTTGCCAGCTAGCATCAGAGCATCCCTCAGGGCTAAGCTGAAGCCTTATGCAAAGAGCCTGAGTTCATCAGTTTATGACACAGCTCTTGCGAATGAATGGAATGATGCTATGTCAAAAACACTCGAATGGCTCGCCCCTCTTGCTCATAACATGATAAGATGGCAGTCGGAGCGGAGCTTTGAGCATCAGAGCTTGGTCTCCAGAACAAACATCCTTCTTGTCCAGACGCTCTACTTTGCAAATCAAGAAAAGACAGAAGCCCAGATCACCGAGCTTCTCGTTGGGCTGAACTACATATGGAGATTTGGGAGAGAAATCACTGGAAAATCGCTGGCAGAATGCGCCAGTGGCAGAACGTTTGACGAATATCAGGAGTGA
- the LOC125211537 gene encoding pyruvate kinase 2, cytosolic-like, with protein sequence MVVSNYLLLEEPIRMASILEPSKPSFFPAMTKIVGTLGPNSRSVEVIAGCLKAGMSVARFDFSFGDAKFHQDTLENLSMAIKATQKLCGVMLDTLGPELLLVNKSEHPIALEEDSFVILTPDQDKQASSDLLPINFSGLSKAVKKGDDIFIGQYLFTGNETTSVWMEVSEVKGEDVVCRIKNSATLAGPLYTLHVAGIHIDLPTLTDKDKEVISTWGVRNKIDFLSLSYARRAEDVRHAREFLSGLGDLSQTQIFAKIENVEGLDNFDEILQEADGIILARGNLGIDLPPEKVFLYQKEAIYKCNVAGKPAVVTRVVDSMTDNLRPTRAEATDVANAVLDGTDAILLGAETLRGLYPVETISTVGKICSEAEKAYHQDLYFKKAVKHVGEPMSHLESIASSAVRAAIKVKASIIICFTSSGRAARLIAKYRPTMPVLSVVIPRLKTNQLSWTFSGAFEARQSLIVRGLFPMLADPRHPAEFSSSTNESVLKVALDHGKASGVIKPHDRVVVCQKVGDASVVKIIELED encoded by the exons ATGGTGGTCTCAAATTACCTGCTTCTTGAAGAGCCCATTAGGATGGCTTCCATTCTCGAGCCCTCCAAGCCT AGTTTCTTTCCGGCAATGACCAAGATAGTGGGGACACTAGGCCCGAATTCACGGTCTGTTGAGGTTATCGCTGGCTGTCTCAAGGCTGGAATGTCTG TTGCACGATTTGATTTCTCGTTTGGTGATGCGAAATTTCACCAAGACACACTGGAGAACTTATCGATGGCAATCAAGGCAACACAAAAACTGTGCGGG GTTATGCTAGATACATTGGGTCCAGAGCTGCTACTTGTCAACAAGTCTGAGCACCCAATCGCCCTTGAGGAAGATTCTTTTGTCATCCTAACACCCGATCAAGATAAGCAAGCTAGTTCGGATCTACTTCCGATTAATTTTAGTGGATTATCCAAG GCCGTGAAAAAGGGAGATGATATTTTCATTGGCCAATACTTGTTTACTGGAAATGAAACGACTTCGGTTTGGATGGAG GTGTCAGAGGTAAAAGGGGAGGATGTGGTATGTCGGATCAAGAATTCTGCCACGTTGGCTGGGCCGTTATACACATTGCATGTCGCAGGGATCCATATCGATCTTCCTACTCTCACTGATAAAGATAAGGAG GTTATAAGCACTTGGGGAGTTCGAAACAAAATAGATTTTCTCTCACTTTCTTATGCTCGACGGGCTGAAGATGTTAGACAT GCGCGCGAGTTTCTTTCTGGATTAGGTGACCTCAGTCAGACTCAGATTTTTGCGAAGATTGAGAACGTGGAG GGCTTGGATAATTTTGACGAGATTCTCCAAGAAGCAGATGGCATAATCCTTGCTCGCGGAAATCTTGGAATAGATCTACCACCCGAGAAG GTATTCTTATACCAAAAGGAAGCCATTTACAAATGCAATGTTGCAGGGAAGCCCGCAGTGGTGACTCGTGTTGTAGACAGCATGACCGACAACTTAAGGCCCACTCGTGCTGAGGCAACTGATGTTGCAAATGCTGTGCTAGATG GCACTGATGCAATTCTACTAGGTGCAGAGACCTTACGAGGACTTTACCCTGTCGAGACAATATCTACAGTCGGGAAAATTTGTTCCGAG GCTGAAAAGGCCTACCATCAAGATCTCTATTTCAAGAAGGCCGTGAAACATGTTGGCGAGCCAATGTCGCACCTAGAATCAATAGCTTCCTCAGCA GTCCGTGCTGCCATCAAGGTGAAGGCATCGATCATTATTTGCTTCACTTCATCGGGAAGAGCTGCAAG GTTAATAGCTAAGTATAGACCTACTATGCCGGTTTTGTCCGTTGTCATTCCCCGTCTGAAGACGAATCAGCTCTCGTGGACCTTCAGTGGGGCTTTTGAG GCGAGGCAATCTCTGATAGTAAGAGGCCTTTTCCCCATGCTTGCAGATCCTCGGCATCCA GCTGAATTCTCGAGCTCGACAAACGAGTCCGTGCTGAAGGTAGCCTTGGATCACGGGAAGGCCTCTGGCGTCATAAAACCACATGACCGCGTGGTGGTTTGCCAGAAAGTTGGGGATGCGTCTGTGGTGAAGATCATTGAGCTTGAAGATTAG
- the LOC125211536 gene encoding pyruvate kinase 1, cytosolic-like yields MVSNSNHLLLEEPLRMASILEPSKPNFFPALTKIVGTLGPKSRSVEAISGCLQAGMSVARFDFSWGDAEFHQESLDNLRVAIKSTKKLCALMLDTVGPELQVVNKTEHPISLEENSTVILTPDQDKEATPNLLPINFTGLSEAVKMGDTIFIGQYLFTGSETTSVWLEVTEVKGKDVVCLIKNSATLAGSLYTLHVSQIRIELPTLTDKDKEVIRTWGIRNNIDFLSLSYTRCAEDIRLAREFLSTLGDLNQTLIFAKIDNVEGMTHFDEILEAADGIILSRGNLGIDLPPEKVFMFQKEAVHKCNMAGKPAVVTRVVDSMADNLRPTRAEATDVANAVLDGSDAILLGAETLRGLYPVETISVVRKICAEAEKVYNQDLYFKKTVKFVGEPMSHLESIASSAVRAAIKVKASVIICFTSSGRAARLLAKYRPTMPVISVVIPRVKTNQLRWTFTGAFEARQSLIVRGLFPMLADPRHPSESTSATSESILKVALEHGKASGLIQTHDRVVVFQKIGDASVVKIIELDQ; encoded by the exons ATGGTCTCCAACTCCAATCACTTGCTCCTTGAAGAGCCCCTCAGAATGGCCTCCATTCTTGAGCCCAGCAAACCT AACTTCTTCCCAGCATTGACAAAGATTGTTGGAACGCTGGGCCCCAAATCAAGATCGGTGGAGGCCATCTCCGGCTGCCTCCAAGCTGGGATGTCTG TTGCTCGCTTCGATTTCTCGTGGGGTGATGCTGAATTTCATCAGGAGTCATTGGACAATTTGAGAGTGGCTATCAAGAGCACCAAAAAGCTCTGTGCT CTCATGCTCGACACCGTGGGCCCGGAGCTGCAAGTTGTCAACAAGACTGAGCATCCTATTTCCCTCGAGGAAAATTCCACAGTCATTCTAACACCTGATCAAGACAAGGAAGCCACTCCCAATTTGCTTCCCATTAATTTCACCGGCTTATCCGAG GCAGTGAAGATGGGGGATACTATTTTTATCGGTCAATATCTGTTTACAGGAAGTGAAACTACCTCGGTCTGGCTTGAG GTTACAGAGGTGAAAGGGAAGGATGTGGTTTGTTTGATCAAGAACTCTGCAACCTTGGCTGGATCGTTGTACACTCTGCACGTATCTCAGATTCGGATCGAGCTTCCTACTCTGACAGACAAAGATAAGGAG GTGATACGCACTTGGGGCATTCGCAACAACATAGACTTCCTTTCACTCTCATACACAAGGTGTGCTGAAGACATCAGGCTT GCACGGGAGTTTCTCTCTACGTTGGGTGATCTCAACCAGACTCTGATCTTTGCAAAGATCGACAATGTGGAGGGGATGACTCACTTTGATGAGATCCTTGAAGCAGCCGATGGGATCATTCTCTCTCGAGGGAATCTTGGGATCGATCTCCCACCAGAGAAG GTGTTTATGTTTCAGAAGGAAGCTGTTCACAAGTGCAACATGGCAGGGAAGCCTGCAGTGGTGACTCGTGTCGTGGACAGTATGGCTGACAACTTGAGGCCTACTCGTGCAGAGGCGACTGATGTCGCCAATGCTGTATTGGACG GAAGTGATGCAATCCTGCTAGGAGCAGAAACACTGAGGGGGCTATACCCAGTGGAGACTATATCGGTTGTTCGTAAGATTTGTGCTGAG GCAGAAAAGGTATACAATCAGGATCTGTATTTCAAGAAGACAGTCAAGTTTGTTGGAGAACCCATGAGTCACCTTGAATCAATTGCCTCTTCTGCT GTTCGAGCTGCCATCAAGGTGAAGGCATCAGTCATTATCTGCTTCACTTCCTCAGGAAGAGCTGCtag GTTGTTAGCTAAGTACAGACCTACAATGCCTGTAATATCTGTTGTGATTCCACGAGTGAAGACGAATCAGCTCCGGTGGACCTTTACTGGAGCTTTCGAG GCTAGGCAATCTTTGATAGTCAGAGGCCTCTTCCCAATGCTTGCAGATCCCAGACATCCG TCGGAGTCGACCAGTGCAACGAGTGAGTCAATCCTCAAGGTTGCTCTGGAACATGGCAAGGCCTCAGGCCTTATACAAACGCATGACCGTGTTGTCGTCTTCCAGAAAATTGGTGATGCATCTGTTGTCAAGATCATTGAGCTTGACCAATAG